The Antarcticibacterium sp. 1MA-6-2 genome has a window encoding:
- the purB gene encoding adenylosuccinate lyase: MTPLKAISPIDGRYHQKTRELIKYFSEEALIQYRVRVEIEYFIALCKLPLPQLKNVAEERFDDLRNIFKNFTSIDAAAVKEIEKTTNHDVKAVEYFIKQKFDDLELGEYKEFIHFGLTSQDINNTAVPLSLKEAVTDVYLPGLDQIIQKLTDLSKEWEKIPLLARTHGQPASPTRLGKEMEVFITRLQIQKTQLETVPHSSKFGGATGNYNAHKVAYPTIDWRKFGTDFVEKDLGLNHSFPTTQIEHYDNMAALFDNLKRLNTILIDLNRDFWTYISMDYFKQKIKEGEVGSSAMPHKVNPIDFENSEGNLGLANAIFEHLSAKLPVSRLQRDLTDSTVLRNIGVPIGHTLIAFQSTLKGLNKLLLNESKIQQDLENNWAVVAEAIQTILRREGYPNPYEALKGLTRTNEAINQESIANFIETLRVTEEIKVELKSITPQNYTGL; encoded by the coding sequence ATGACACCGCTTAAAGCAATTTCACCTATTGACGGAAGATATCATCAAAAAACCCGGGAACTTATAAAATATTTTAGCGAAGAAGCCCTTATCCAATATCGGGTACGGGTGGAAATCGAATATTTTATTGCCTTATGTAAATTGCCTTTACCCCAGCTTAAAAATGTGGCAGAAGAGAGATTTGATGATCTACGGAACATCTTTAAAAATTTCACCTCTATTGATGCAGCTGCTGTAAAAGAAATTGAAAAAACAACCAATCACGATGTAAAGGCGGTTGAATATTTTATAAAACAAAAATTTGACGACCTTGAGCTTGGGGAATACAAAGAATTTATTCATTTTGGCCTTACCTCCCAGGATATTAATAATACTGCAGTACCTTTAAGTTTAAAAGAGGCTGTTACAGATGTGTATCTTCCAGGCCTTGATCAAATAATTCAGAAGTTAACAGATTTGTCAAAGGAATGGGAAAAAATTCCATTACTGGCCCGTACTCATGGACAGCCCGCCTCTCCCACCCGCTTAGGCAAAGAAATGGAAGTTTTTATAACTCGTTTGCAAATTCAAAAAACGCAATTAGAGACTGTACCTCACTCCTCAAAGTTTGGAGGAGCAACAGGAAATTATAATGCTCATAAAGTTGCTTATCCAACTATAGATTGGAGAAAATTTGGAACCGACTTTGTGGAAAAGGATCTTGGGCTTAATCATTCTTTCCCTACCACTCAAATTGAACATTACGATAATATGGCAGCCTTATTTGATAATCTTAAAAGGCTGAATACTATCCTTATCGATCTTAATCGCGATTTCTGGACATATATCTCCATGGATTACTTTAAACAGAAGATAAAAGAAGGAGAAGTGGGATCTTCTGCCATGCCTCATAAAGTTAATCCTATAGATTTTGAGAACAGCGAAGGAAATTTGGGTCTCGCTAATGCAATATTTGAACATTTATCGGCAAAATTACCTGTGAGCCGACTTCAAAGGGATCTAACGGACAGCACTGTTTTAAGAAATATTGGTGTTCCTATTGGACATACTTTAATTGCGTTTCAGTCTACCCTTAAGGGATTGAATAAGCTACTACTAAACGAAAGTAAAATTCAACAAGACCTGGAAAACAATTGGGCAGTTGTGGCAGAAGCAATTCAAACTATTTTAAGAAGGGAAGGCTATCCAAACCCTTATGAAGCATTGAAAGGACTCACGAGAACAAACGAAGCAATTAACCAGGAAAGTATTGCAAACTTTATTGAGACTTTGAGAGTAACTGAGGAAATTAAAGTGGAATTAAAATCTATCACTCCTCAAAATTATACAGGTCTTTAA